The region GGGCCGTGCATTAAAAAAGCTTTGGCTCGCGGGGCGCATGGGACCTAGGCTGAAAAGGAAGGATCTGAACCGGGAGGCGGCATTTTGAGCTTTTGGTCCGGCGCGCCCCGTTCCCCCGCCTTGGTCGCGGCGGGGGGCTATGAGGTGGAAATCAACTTCGGGCTGAGCCCGGAGCGCCAAGAGGAGCTGCGCCCCGAGCTAAGAACCATGCTGCACGCCGCCTTCATCGACCACCCGGATTACGATCAAGAGCACCTTCCCCAGTTTTTGGGCGCGGACCTATACCTGCGCCTGAGCCGCCAGGGCGAGCCGGCGGGCATCTTCTGCTCCGAGCTGCTGGAGGTGGGGGGCGAACCGGTGCTGCATTTGATCCTGGGCCTGAGCCCGCCGGAGCTGCACGGCGGCGGCCAGCTGCAACCCACGGCCATGGGGCTGACCCTGGAATTGACGGCCCAGGCTTTCGGCACGGCCGAGTTTTTGGTGGGCTTGCGCACCGCCAATCCCCGGGTGGTGTCCTGGCTGTGGCGCTGCCCCTGGGTGCGCTTTTATCCTCGCCGCGACTGGGGCAAGAGCGACCCCCAAGAGCAGCGGCTGCGGCGGAGCTTCTGCGATCAGGTATTTGGGGAGGACCACTGCTCCCTGGACGGGCGCACCTTCCGGGGCATCTACCCGGTGCATCCCTGGGGCGGGGCGGTGCCCTGGCACCACGACGAGCGGGTCAACGCCTTTTGCCGGGAGCACATCAGCGATCACGGCTCCGAGGCGATCCTGTTCCTGGGCCCCACCCTGCCCGCCGTGGCCGGGCTGCCCCGCCGGGCCGCCTGGCCGAAGCCTAAGGCCTAAGCGGCGCGCACCTGGTTGCGGCCCGCCTCCTTGGCCTGGTACAGGGCCTGGTCGGCCTGACTCACCAGGTCATTGGGGCTGTCCACGGAGACCTCCGGGGTAGAGGCCACCCCGGCGCTGAGGGTGATCCGTATTTCCTGCTCCCCGTCCTTGAGCGCGCTCTCGGCCAGGCGGCGGCGCAGGCGCTCGGCCACCTGCTGGCAATCGTTGCGCGAGGCCGCCGGCAGGATGGCCAGGAACTCCTCGCCGCCGTAGCGCACCAGCACGTCGCCCTCGCGCAGCACGGCGCGGGCCAGCTTGGCCAGGTGCACCAGCACCCGGTCGCCCACCAGGTGGCCATAGGTGTCGTTGACGCTCTTGAAGTGGTCCAGGTCCAGCATCACCACCCCCAGGGGCGAGTTGTCGCGCACCGCACGGCCGAACTCCTCGCTCAGGCGCGACAGGCCGAAGCGGCGGTTGTAGACCCCGGTGAGGGGGTCCAGGGCGGCCAGGCGTTGCAGCCGCTCGTGGGCCAGGGCGTTGTTGAGGGCCAGGGCCAGGGCCGAGACCAGCAGCTCCAGGCCGCGCAGGGCCTCCTCGCCGAAGGGCTCACCCCCGGCCAGCACCACCACCCCGATGGGCACCGACTTGTACATCACCGGCTCCACCAGCACCTCGCGGGGGCGGAAATCGGCCAGCACCCCGCAGATCACCAGGTCTGGCGAGATGCGCACCAGGTGGCGCTCGCCGCTGCGCAGAGCGGCGCGCACCTGGTCGCTCTGGTCCAGGCTCGTCGCATCCTTCAGGCCGTGGGAGGCGGCCACCTCGAGCTGACCGTCGCTCTCCACCAACAGGGCCCCGCCGCTGGCCTTGGTGTGGGTCATCAGCTGCCGCAGGGCGTCGCCGGTGAGGGAGTCCAGCTCCAGGCGGTTGGCCAGCAGGCGGCTGAACTCGCGCATCGCGCCCTCGCTCTGGTGGGCCGTGGCCAGGGCGGCCACCAGGTTGTTGAAGGCCTGGGCGCTCTCGCCGATCTCGTCGCTGGAGTCGATGGGGATGTAGCAGTCCTCGGGAGCGCACTCCTCC is a window of Desulfarculaceae bacterium DNA encoding:
- a CDS encoding GGDEF domain-containing protein; its protein translation is MFRITRKVFNDLALWMIGLGLAMGVAFPFFVVLMGVPSQLVLTPGFFAACMGAGFLVGAANIALARDVVGKRLRLLAERMRVVEGNLEHMAAGDGLEECAPEDCYIPIDSSDEIGESAQAFNNLVAALATAHQSEGAMREFSRLLANRLELDSLTGDALRQLMTHTKASGGALLVESDGQLEVAASHGLKDATSLDQSDQVRAALRSGERHLVRISPDLVICGVLADFRPREVLVEPVMYKSVPIGVVVLAGGEPFGEEALRGLELLVSALALALNNALAHERLQRLAALDPLTGVYNRRFGLSRLSEEFGRAVRDNSPLGVVMLDLDHFKSVNDTYGHLVGDRVLVHLAKLARAVLREGDVLVRYGGEEFLAILPAASRNDCQQVAERLRRRLAESALKDGEQEIRITLSAGVASTPEVSVDSPNDLVSQADQALYQAKEAGRNQVRAA